Proteins co-encoded in one Spiroplasma gladiatoris genomic window:
- the purD gene encoding phosphoribosylamine--glycine ligase: MLDTLNINMKKNILILGKGGREHALARKCKESKLCNQVFVIPGNDGIKDCAIVENNIDFNNMNSILEFALHNSIDLTIVGDEAFLANGVVDLFEKHELKIFGPSKQASQIEASKIFSKTLMQKYKIPTANFFSTTSANEAIEYLKYNNKFPIVIKNDGLASGKGVFVTKTLEESIVIVKNILEKNIFNNDKQGVVIEEFLEGKEFSHLALVNGDSIIYLQPAKDYKKIYDNDLGENTGGMGCYTPVDYVTKEIIEYSKNEIIKKTIEALKQENIYYKGVLYAGLILTKDNQVKVIEFNSRFGDPETEVLMPALESDLIEIILNLIENKTSQLLWSKNYVVGITIASQGYPKSHINNLKLTNKNIFADSNIFHMGTTFDKENNVFNSNGGRVLFVYNQDLKMSEAVKKAYKKVISCEFENFYYRKDIGK; the protein is encoded by the coding sequence ATGTTAGACACTTTAAACATTAATATGAAAAAAAATATTTTGATATTAGGAAAAGGTGGAAGAGAACACGCTCTTGCTAGAAAATGTAAAGAATCTAAACTTTGTAATCAAGTATTTGTAATCCCAGGCAACGATGGTATTAAAGATTGTGCTATTGTTGAAAATAATATAGATTTTAATAATATGAACTCAATTTTAGAGTTCGCTCTACACAATAGTATAGATTTAACAATTGTTGGAGATGAGGCTTTTTTAGCAAATGGTGTAGTTGATTTGTTTGAAAAACATGAGTTAAAAATTTTTGGACCTTCAAAACAAGCATCTCAAATTGAAGCTTCTAAAATTTTTTCAAAAACTTTAATGCAAAAATATAAAATACCAACTGCTAATTTTTTTTCAACTACTTCTGCTAATGAAGCGATAGAGTATTTAAAATATAATAATAAGTTCCCAATTGTTATTAAAAATGATGGACTTGCAAGTGGTAAAGGTGTTTTTGTTACTAAAACTTTAGAAGAATCAATTGTCATTGTTAAAAATATTTTAGAAAAAAATATTTTTAACAATGACAAACAAGGTGTTGTAATTGAAGAGTTTTTAGAAGGAAAAGAATTTAGTCATTTAGCTTTAGTTAATGGAGATAGTATAATTTATTTACAACCTGCAAAAGATTATAAAAAAATTTATGATAATGATTTAGGGGAAAACACAGGTGGTATGGGATGCTACACACCAGTTGATTATGTTACAAAAGAAATTATTGAGTATAGTAAAAATGAAATTATAAAAAAAACTATTGAAGCTTTAAAACAAGAAAATATTTATTATAAAGGTGTTCTATATGCTGGATTAATACTTACAAAAGATAATCAAGTTAAAGTGATTGAATTTAATAGTAGATTTGGAGATCCGGAAACTGAAGTTTTAATGCCTGCATTAGAAAGTGATTTAATTGAAATTATTTTAAACTTAATAGAAAATAAAACTAGTCAGCTTCTGTGGAGTAAAAATTATGTTGTTGGAATAACCATTGCGAGTCAAGGATATCCAAAATCACATATTAATAACTTAAAACTTACAAATAAAAACATTTTTGCTGATAGTAATATATTTCACATGGGAACAACATTTGATAAGGAAAATAATGTTTTTAACAGTAATGGTGGAAGAGTTTTATTTGTTTATAATCAAGACCTAAAAATGTCTGAGGCTGTTAAAAAAGCTTACAAAAAAGTTATAAGTTGTGAATTTGAAAACTTTTATTACAGAAAAGACATAGGAAAATAA
- the purN gene encoding phosphoribosylglycinamide formyltransferase, which translates to MTNIAIFASGDGSNFQSIIDAFKTKKLIVDKIILITNKQNCYARTRAKINNIKNYNFLLQDYEDKNEYERDILKTLKKENIDYIFLAGYMTMITNILLDEYNNKIINTHPSLLPSFKGKDAIQYALDYKVYLSGFTIHYVNIEMDAGEIIFQKAVRVFKKDTHDSLKKRIQKQEHKYYWQIMNKIIKGEI; encoded by the coding sequence ATGACTAATATTGCTATTTTTGCTTCAGGTGATGGAAGCAACTTTCAATCAATAATAGATGCATTTAAAACAAAAAAACTTATTGTAGATAAAATAATTTTAATAACTAATAAACAAAATTGTTATGCAAGAACAAGAGCTAAAATTAATAATATTAAAAATTATAATTTTTTACTACAAGATTATGAAGATAAAAATGAATATGAAAGAGACATTTTGAAGACCCTAAAAAAAGAAAATATTGATTATATATTCTTAGCAGGATATATGACAATGATTACTAACATTTTGTTAGATGAATATAATAACAAAATAATTAATACACACCCCTCACTACTTCCAAGTTTTAAAGGAAAAGATGCAATTCAATATGCTTTAGATTATAAAGTTTATTTATCTGGATTTACAATTCATTATGTAAATATAGAAATGGATGCAGGAGAAATCATTTTTCAAAAAGCAGTGAGAGTTTTTAAAAAAGACACACATGATTCTTTAAAAAAAAGAATTCAAAAACAAGAACACAAATATTATTGACAAATAATGAATAAAATAATTAAAGGAGAAATATAA
- the mutM gene encoding DNA-formamidopyrimidine glycosylase yields the protein MPELPEVETVVKSLKKRVLNLIINKVEIFYPKIIKTNISVLDFQKQIENRKISDIQRIAKYIIFVLEDKVLISHLRMEGKWFLYDKNEVYDKKHVLATFHLSNNKILNYHDTRKFGTFDLQDLNDYKSNNPIKKLGPEPFVLEANSNYLYEKMSKSTRHIKTMLLDQTIIAGIGNIYADEILFDAKISPLITGNFLKPKDYQRIIESSKKILKKSIELGGTTIDSYQPEQGIDGKFQNELKVHTRKGKKCYECGNEIIKLKVNGRGTYYCKTCQY from the coding sequence ATGCCAGAACTGCCTGAAGTAGAAACTGTTGTAAAATCTTTAAAAAAACGAGTTTTAAACTTAATAATTAATAAAGTTGAGATATTTTATCCTAAAATTATTAAAACAAATATTAGCGTATTAGATTTTCAAAAACAAATTGAAAATAGAAAAATTAGCGATATTCAAAGAATTGCAAAGTATATAATTTTTGTTTTAGAAGATAAAGTGTTGATTAGCCATTTAAGAATGGAAGGTAAATGATTTTTATATGATAAAAACGAAGTTTATGATAAAAAACATGTTTTAGCAACGTTTCATTTATCAAATAATAAAATTTTAAATTATCATGATACTAGAAAATTTGGTACTTTTGATTTGCAAGATTTAAATGATTATAAAAGCAATAATCCTATTAAAAAATTAGGACCTGAACCTTTCGTATTAGAAGCAAATAGCAACTATTTATATGAAAAAATGTCAAAAAGTACAAGACATATAAAAACAATGCTTTTAGATCAAACAATTATTGCTGGAATTGGTAACATATACGCAGATGAAATTTTATTTGATGCAAAAATAAGTCCTTTAATTACAGGTAATTTTTTAAAACCAAAGGACTATCAAAGAATCATAGAATCTTCTAAAAAGATTTTAAAAAAATCAATTGAACTTGGGGGAACCACAATTGATAGTTATCAACCAGAACAAGGAATTGATGGAAAATTTCAAAACGAGCTAAAAGTCCATACCAGAAAAGGTAAAAAATGTTATGAATGTGGCAATGAAATTATAAAATTAAAAGTGAATGGAAGAGGAACTTATTATTGTAAAACTTGTCAATATTAA
- the polA gene encoding DNA polymerase I, whose protein sequence is MKKRILLVDGNALIFRAFYSSYGRANLTTKSGVPTNAVYSFINMLLNIVQKNDYFDIKVAFDKGKKTFRHDKLKTYKAGRKQTPPELIEQFPIVREFLSNANIDWFELEGYEADDIIGSIAHMINNSYEYEIDILTSDQDMYQLISDNVFVIAPQIGTSDLTTYNREKLFEKWGILPEQVIDYKGLRGDSSDNIKGVAGIGEKTAKELLQQFKNLEEIYANIDKVSGVKKQKLIDGKLDAFLSKEIATIYKEIILEDFKFKETKIDFNNLKDFFMKYEMVSLVKKYLNEFYNEKSAEQTKDYQKVSSWNSSYSDKNNFIFLEVLNDNYHNPDVIGMSIVNEKGNFYYNFENQQEVNIFNWQEKNIDNNLQKFLLENYFYTYDIKKTAYVLKKLGYEININKFIYDMMIACYVLNSNVKSNFESHINLVDSSLEIETFDEIFGKGVKKTKAVEESKKVNYLLRKSDLIKQTHEKIIELLKETNQYDLYQEIELPFSYVLLDMEYEGVLINREELEKQTNNILELLNRLENEANDILKEEDIEPINYSSPKQLKELLFSKLNLRNLNKGSTDRETLEGLLGNHKIIEKVLEIRKYSKLYSTYLKGFEKYINNQNKVHSIFNQTTTNTGRLSSTDPNLQNISIRDEEQRKVRKIFISQPGHTFLSFDYSQIELRVLADVANEQTLIEAYKNDQDIHELAARNIFGLSSDEKVSSDQRRVAKVFNFGILYGLTKFGLAKDLKISQYEAEEYISAYNKTFPKVQEYKDKILEECQKNSFVETMANRRRYVYELQSSNHMIREFGKRAAINAPIQGTAADILKVAMIDIFKILNTNNYQAKLVAQIHDEVILVVKEDAVEEVKNLVREAMINAYDKLLSIAKKNRKSLVKLEVNDGVGHTWYELK, encoded by the coding sequence ATGAAAAAAAGAATTTTATTAGTAGATGGAAACGCTTTAATATTTAGAGCATTTTACAGTTCTTATGGAAGAGCAAATTTAACAACTAAAAGTGGTGTGCCAACTAATGCAGTTTATTCTTTCATAAATATGCTTTTAAACATTGTGCAAAAAAACGATTATTTTGATATTAAAGTAGCTTTTGATAAAGGTAAAAAAACATTCAGGCATGATAAATTAAAAACTTATAAAGCTGGAAGAAAACAAACTCCACCAGAACTAATTGAACAGTTTCCTATTGTTAGAGAGTTTCTAAGCAATGCAAATATTGATTGATTTGAGCTTGAAGGTTATGAAGCAGATGACATAATTGGATCAATTGCTCATATGATCAATAATAGTTATGAATATGAAATCGATATTTTAACAAGTGATCAAGATATGTATCAATTAATTTCTGATAATGTTTTTGTTATAGCTCCTCAAATAGGAACAAGCGATCTTACAACTTATAATAGAGAAAAGTTATTTGAAAAATGAGGAATTTTACCAGAACAAGTAATTGATTATAAAGGTTTAAGAGGAGACTCTTCAGATAATATTAAAGGTGTTGCTGGAATAGGAGAAAAAACCGCTAAAGAATTACTACAACAATTTAAAAACTTAGAAGAAATTTATGCAAATATCGATAAAGTTTCAGGAGTAAAAAAACAAAAGCTAATTGATGGAAAACTAGATGCATTTCTATCAAAAGAAATAGCAACAATTTATAAAGAAATTATTCTTGAAGACTTTAAATTTAAAGAAACAAAAATCGATTTTAATAACTTAAAAGATTTTTTTATGAAGTACGAAATGGTTTCTTTGGTAAAAAAATACTTAAACGAATTTTATAATGAAAAATCAGCAGAACAAACAAAAGACTATCAAAAAGTATCAAGTTGAAATTCTTCTTATAGTGATAAAAATAATTTTATTTTTTTAGAAGTTTTAAATGACAACTATCATAATCCAGATGTAATAGGAATGAGTATTGTAAATGAAAAAGGAAACTTCTATTACAATTTTGAAAATCAACAAGAAGTAAATATTTTTAATTGACAAGAAAAAAATATTGACAACAACCTGCAAAAGTTTTTATTAGAAAATTATTTTTATACTTATGATATTAAAAAAACAGCATACGTTTTAAAAAAATTAGGATATGAGATAAATATTAATAAATTTATCTATGATATGATGATTGCTTGTTATGTTTTAAACTCAAATGTAAAATCAAATTTTGAATCACACATTAACTTAGTTGATTCTTCTTTAGAAATTGAAACGTTTGATGAAATATTTGGTAAGGGTGTTAAAAAAACAAAAGCAGTTGAAGAAAGCAAAAAAGTTAACTATTTGTTAAGAAAATCAGATTTAATTAAACAAACACATGAAAAAATAATTGAGTTGTTAAAAGAAACAAATCAATATGATTTATATCAAGAAATTGAACTACCATTTAGTTATGTGCTATTAGATATGGAATATGAAGGAGTATTAATAAATAGAGAAGAATTAGAAAAACAAACCAACAATATTTTAGAATTATTAAATCGTTTAGAAAATGAAGCTAACGATATATTAAAAGAAGAAGATATTGAACCTATTAATTACAGTAGCCCAAAACAATTAAAAGAATTATTATTTTCAAAACTAAATTTGAGAAATTTAAACAAGGGTAGTACAGATAGAGAAACTCTAGAAGGGTTACTGGGTAATCATAAAATTATTGAAAAGGTTTTAGAGATTAGAAAGTATTCAAAATTATATTCTACATATTTAAAAGGATTTGAAAAATATATTAATAATCAAAACAAAGTTCACTCAATTTTTAATCAAACAACAACAAACACTGGTAGGCTAAGTTCAACAGACCCAAACCTACAAAATATTTCGATACGAGACGAAGAACAAAGAAAGGTTAGAAAAATATTTATTTCTCAACCAGGTCACACTTTTTTAAGTTTTGACTATTCTCAAATTGAACTAAGAGTTTTAGCAGACGTTGCTAACGAACAAACATTGATTGAAGCTTATAAAAATGATCAAGACATTCATGAACTTGCAGCAAGAAATATTTTTGGCTTAAGTTCTGATGAAAAAGTTTCAAGCGACCAAAGAAGAGTTGCAAAAGTATTTAATTTTGGTATTCTTTATGGATTAACAAAATTTGGACTTGCAAAAGACTTAAAAATTTCTCAATATGAAGCCGAAGAGTATATAAGTGCCTATAACAAAACTTTTCCCAAGGTACAAGAATATAAAGATAAAATACTTGAAGAGTGTCAAAAAAATAGCTTTGTAGAAACAATGGCTAATCGAAGAAGATATGTTTATGAGTTACAAAGTTCTAATCATATGATCAGAGAGTTTGGAAAAAGAGCGGCAATTAATGCCCCAATTCAAGGAACAGCTGCAGATATTTTAAAAGTTGCAATGATTGATATTTTTAAAATATTAAATACAAATAATTACCAAGCTAAATTAGTAGCTCAGATTCACGATGAAGTTATTTTAGTTGTAAAAGAAGATGCGGTTGAAGAAGTTAAGAATTTAGTAAGAGAAGCAATGATTAATGCTTATGATAAACTTTTAAGTATTGCTAAAAAGAATAGAAAAAGCCTTGTTAAATTAGAAGTTAATGATGGAGTTGGCCATACTTGGTATGAGTTAAAATAA
- the purH gene encoding bifunctional phosphoribosylaminoimidazolecarboxamide formyltransferase/IMP cyclohydrolase translates to MKYALISVFDKTNVLEFAKDLNSLGYQIITTGGTYNYLKENKIEAIKVEDITNFPEILDGRVKTLHPMLYGGILSIRNNEKHIKQVEEHKINYFDIVAIDLYPFLKTVKNMQNTHEDIIENIDIGGVSLIRAAAKNYKDVITICDINDYQKVINVLKSNEDTKELKTWLAQKAFAHTSSYDSLIANYLFTKSSNTHLPEQITLSYSKKEDLRYGENPHQIAAWYQDNYFEEISLSNATQLHGKQLSYNNLLDANSAINIVKDLNDYSCMVGIKHLNPCGVAIKGSVEELWDKVYDSDSISIFGGILATNQIINKAVAEKLSKIFLEIIIAQDFDQDALEILSLKKNLRLLKLDFLNKNLNINKYQYVSIDQGVLVQQKDNFKHKTSEWKTVTNNHLSDKELEEAYFAFCVVKHVKSNAIAITKNLQTVGVGPGQMNRIGSTKIALEQAGTKANDAILSSDAFLPFNDVVELASQYKIKAIIQPGGSLKDQDSIDLANEKGLVMIFTNVRHFKH, encoded by the coding sequence ATGAAGTATGCATTGATATCTGTATTTGACAAAACCAATGTCTTAGAGTTTGCAAAAGATTTAAATAGTCTAGGTTATCAAATTATCACAACTGGGGGGACTTATAATTATTTAAAAGAGAATAAAATTGAAGCTATCAAAGTTGAAGATATAACTAACTTTCCAGAAATTTTAGATGGTAGAGTAAAAACTCTTCATCCAATGTTGTACGGAGGAATCTTATCTATTAGAAATAATGAAAAACATATTAAACAAGTGGAAGAACATAAAATTAATTATTTCGATATAGTTGCTATTGACTTATATCCTTTTTTAAAAACAGTTAAAAACATGCAAAATACACATGAAGATATAATTGAAAATATTGATATTGGAGGAGTGAGTTTAATAAGAGCTGCTGCTAAAAATTACAAAGATGTAATAACAATATGTGATATCAATGATTATCAAAAAGTTATAAATGTTTTAAAATCAAATGAAGATACCAAGGAATTAAAAACTTGATTAGCACAAAAAGCATTCGCTCATACTTCAAGCTATGACTCACTAATTGCAAACTACTTATTTACAAAAAGCTCAAATACACATTTACCAGAACAAATAACTTTATCGTATTCTAAAAAAGAAGATTTAAGATATGGAGAAAATCCTCACCAAATTGCTGCATGATATCAAGATAATTACTTTGAAGAAATAAGTTTGAGCAATGCAACTCAATTACATGGTAAACAACTTTCATATAATAATTTACTAGATGCAAATAGTGCAATTAATATTGTAAAAGATTTAAATGATTATAGTTGTATGGTTGGTATAAAACATTTAAATCCATGTGGAGTTGCAATCAAAGGTAGTGTTGAAGAACTTTGAGATAAAGTGTATGATAGTGATTCGATTTCTATATTTGGAGGAATACTTGCAACAAATCAAATTATTAACAAAGCAGTTGCAGAAAAACTAAGTAAAATATTTTTAGAAATTATAATAGCACAAGATTTTGATCAAGATGCTTTAGAAATCTTAAGTCTAAAGAAAAATTTACGTTTATTAAAACTAGATTTTTTAAATAAAAATTTAAATATTAATAAATATCAATATGTATCAATCGATCAAGGCGTGCTTGTTCAACAAAAAGATAATTTTAAACATAAAACCAGTGAGTGAAAAACTGTAACTAATAATCATTTAAGTGATAAAGAATTAGAAGAAGCTTATTTTGCATTTTGTGTAGTTAAGCACGTAAAATCAAATGCAATTGCTATTACAAAAAATCTTCAAACTGTTGGAGTTGGTCCTGGACAAATGAATCGAATCGGTTCTACTAAAATTGCTTTAGAACAAGCAGGAACAAAAGCAAATGATGCCATACTTTCTAGTGATGCATTTTTGCCCTTTAACGATGTTGTTGAACTTGCAAGTCAATATAAAATTAAAGCAATAATTCAACCGGGAGGTTCTTTAAAAGACCAAGATTCAATTGACTTAGCTAATGAAAAAGGACTAGTGATGATATTTACAAATGTTAGACACTTTAAACATTAA
- the dnaE gene encoding DNA polymerase III subunit alpha has translation MEYTNLINIHSCYNFLKSTIKPQDYIDFLKNNNLKVGFYSELNSMYGAAEFENLAKKNDIKPIIGVCFLLTYGLITFYAINNKGYKVISYLSSFLLNMDKENIEELEIEIFKQDFENVIVIFSPNAENRSDYIESLKTKIKDNFYLGVTKNNYQYVKEENRVFASRINNLYEKDYFVYKVINAIGEAKTLQEISDLESNYYLASKDLEKYIDLKIHNYNIEKIIKKVELNVINDYKNHFLTYPNSKNMPSNNYLRMICIENLEQLKLNNEIYKKRLDMELEVIFKMGFEDYFLIVSDMITFANQNNILVGPGRGSAAGSLVSYLLGITKLDPIQYGLLFERFLNIDRVTLPDIDIDFQDDRREEILEYLYSKYGKDHFATITTFQTIGIKNALRDCGRVFEIDIDDINHMTKQVNERNVIDLQKALEDSKILQKYETKYPQIFEVTRKIIGLPRQTGTHAAGVVFCDEKIWQIVPTKVGINGILQTQYSMNYLESIGLIKTDILGLRNLSIIQEVIEAVKLSKGEKINLNKINLNDKNTFDLLKSGETTGIFQLESEGMTDVLVKMKVNSIDEIAITSSLFRPGPKENIPTYIKRKNSKTKNYIIDNNIEDILEPTYGIIVYQEQVMEILKRVANFSLGKADIVRRAMGKKDAKLMDRFKNDFISAAIKNNYNQHKAEELWHYIEKFAEYGFNKSHAIAYSLIGYWMAYLKTNHTAQFYCALLNSVLRNENKTSKYLNELKKHNYKINGPSIKNPNTIYYFSKNGINIPLTVIKGIGNDFLNKIKTIYKTNKIAFNNLITILAKLFDNGLTDQKYESLVYTGAFDCYNVPRKSLIKFYKHIKGLANSISFMNTKEIENIDIPIRKDSPDELAYYEKEYLGFYISSHPLTIIRDKLAKKENLFYITNLKKENLVCDLLVTIDNIVTKADKNGGQMSFVDVSDETGEIRVTIFASLYEKIKQNIELSKKAIWKVKTQVYNNKMSALLLEVMNTF, from the coding sequence ATGGAATATACAAATTTAATTAACATTCATTCTTGCTACAATTTTTTAAAATCAACAATAAAACCTCAAGATTATATTGACTTTTTAAAAAATAATAATTTAAAAGTTGGGTTTTATTCTGAATTAAACTCAATGTATGGAGCTGCAGAATTTGAAAACTTAGCTAAAAAAAACGATATTAAGCCAATAATTGGAGTTTGTTTTTTATTAACTTATGGATTAATAACCTTTTATGCAATAAATAACAAGGGTTATAAAGTAATTAGTTACTTATCTTCTTTTCTTTTGAATATGGATAAAGAAAATATAGAAGAATTAGAAATAGAAATTTTTAAACAAGATTTTGAAAATGTAATTGTAATTTTTAGTCCTAATGCTGAAAATAGAAGTGATTATATTGAGTCGTTAAAAACAAAAATTAAAGATAATTTTTATTTAGGAGTTACAAAAAATAATTACCAGTATGTAAAAGAAGAAAATAGAGTTTTTGCAAGTCGCATTAATAATCTTTATGAAAAAGATTATTTTGTTTATAAAGTTATCAATGCAATTGGTGAAGCAAAAACTTTGCAAGAAATTAGTGATTTAGAAAGTAATTATTATTTAGCGAGTAAAGATCTAGAAAAATATATTGATTTGAAAATACATAATTATAATATTGAAAAAATTATCAAAAAAGTTGAATTAAATGTTATTAATGATTATAAAAATCATTTTCTTACTTATCCAAACTCAAAAAATATGCCTTCAAATAATTATTTAAGAATGATTTGCATTGAAAATTTAGAACAACTAAAATTAAATAATGAAATATATAAAAAGAGATTAGATATGGAATTAGAAGTTATTTTCAAAATGGGGTTTGAAGATTATTTTTTAATAGTAAGTGATATGATAACTTTTGCAAATCAAAACAATATTTTAGTGGGTCCAGGAAGAGGATCTGCTGCAGGTAGTTTAGTTTCTTACTTGCTTGGAATTACTAAATTAGATCCAATCCAGTACGGGTTACTTTTTGAAAGATTTTTAAACATTGATAGAGTTACTTTGCCAGATATTGATATAGATTTTCAAGATGATCGAAGAGAAGAAATTTTAGAATATTTATATTCTAAATATGGTAAAGACCATTTTGCAACAATTACAACTTTTCAAACAATTGGAATAAAAAATGCATTAAGAGATTGTGGTAGAGTTTTTGAAATTGATATTGATGATATTAATCATATGACAAAACAAGTTAACGAAAGAAACGTTATTGATTTACAAAAAGCCTTAGAAGACTCAAAAATATTACAAAAATATGAAACTAAATATCCTCAAATCTTTGAGGTAACTAGAAAAATTATTGGTTTACCAAGACAAACAGGAACTCATGCAGCCGGAGTTGTTTTTTGTGATGAAAAAATCTGACAAATTGTACCAACTAAAGTTGGTATTAATGGAATTTTACAAACACAATATTCAATGAACTATTTAGAAAGTATCGGACTTATAAAAACTGATATTTTAGGTTTAAGAAATTTATCGATAATTCAAGAAGTTATTGAAGCTGTTAAATTATCTAAAGGAGAAAAAATTAATCTTAATAAAATTAATTTAAACGATAAAAACACTTTTGACTTATTAAAAAGTGGAGAAACTACAGGAATATTTCAATTAGAATCTGAAGGTATGACAGATGTTCTTGTTAAAATGAAAGTAAATTCAATTGACGAAATTGCAATTACAAGTTCATTATTTAGACCTGGACCTAAAGAAAATATTCCTACTTACATCAAAAGAAAAAATTCAAAAACAAAAAATTATATAATTGATAACAATATTGAAGATATACTTGAACCTACTTATGGTATTATTGTTTATCAAGAACAAGTTATGGAGATTTTAAAACGAGTTGCAAATTTTAGTTTAGGAAAAGCAGACATAGTTAGAAGAGCTATGGGAAAAAAAGACGCAAAATTAATGGATCGATTTAAAAATGATTTTATAAGTGCGGCTATAAAAAACAATTATAACCAACATAAAGCAGAAGAACTTTGACATTATATTGAAAAATTTGCTGAGTATGGATTTAATAAATCTCATGCAATTGCTTATTCATTAATTGGATACTGAATGGCTTACTTAAAAACTAATCATACAGCACAATTTTATTGCGCACTTTTAAATAGTGTTTTAAGAAACGAAAATAAAACTTCAAAATATTTAAATGAGTTAAAAAAACACAACTACAAAATTAATGGACCAAGTATAAAAAATCCAAACACAATATATTATTTTTCTAAGAATGGGATAAATATACCTTTAACAGTTATCAAGGGAATAGGAAATGATTTTTTAAATAAAATAAAAACTATTTATAAAACTAATAAAATAGCATTTAATAATTTGATAACAATCTTAGCGAAACTTTTTGATAACGGACTTACAGATCAAAAATATGAATCATTAGTCTATACAGGTGCTTTTGATTGTTATAATGTACCCAGAAAGTCTTTGATTAAATTTTATAAACATATTAAAGGATTAGCTAATAGTATTAGTTTTATGAACACAAAAGAAATAGAAAATATTGATATTCCAATCAGAAAAGACTCACCAGACGAATTAGCCTATTATGAAAAAGAGTATTTAGGTTTTTATATTAGTTCTCATCCTTTAACAATTATTAGAGATAAATTAGCAAAAAAAGAAAATTTGTTTTATATAACAAATCTAAAAAAAGAAAATCTTGTATGTGATTTATTAGTTACAATAGATAATATTGTAACTAAAGCAGATAAAAACGGTGGACAAATGAGTTTTGTTGATGTTAGTGATGAAACAGGAGAAATTAGAGTAACAATTTTTGCTTCATTGTATGAAAAAATAAAACAAAACATTGAATTATCAAAAAAAGCAATTTGAAAAGTAAAAACTCAAGTTTATAACAATAAAATGAGCGCTTTGTTATTAGAGGTTATGAATACTTTTTAA